In a genomic window of Novosphingobium sp. KA1:
- a CDS encoding urea amidolyase associated protein UAAP1, whose protein sequence is MSEVLANPLAARDHARSMEGTVAESMPVLPPVADDLPAGVSPEDLVWEETIAAGGYATRRLSRGTRLRLIDLRGDACASLLVFNAEMPTERLNVADTVKVQWNAYLGAGKLLLSDMGRVLFSILEDDAGTHDTFCGTSNAATNAAKYGDGSNSGLYPNGRDRFLLGSAKHGLGRRDVHPCVTLFKGTRIEADGTITPLVGPYEAGRSVILRAEMDVIVVIANVPHVLDPREDYAATPLRVSAWRGAVTGEDDPVRTATPEGLRAFKNVEDYFRR, encoded by the coding sequence ATGTCCGAAGTCCTCGCGAACCCGCTGGCCGCCCGCGATCATGCACGCAGCATGGAAGGCACCGTGGCCGAAAGCATGCCGGTGCTGCCCCCGGTGGCGGACGATCTGCCCGCAGGTGTCTCCCCGGAGGATCTCGTCTGGGAAGAGACCATCGCGGCGGGCGGTTATGCCACCCGGCGTCTTTCGCGCGGCACCCGGCTGCGGCTGATCGACCTGCGCGGCGATGCCTGTGCCTCGCTGCTGGTGTTCAACGCCGAGATGCCGACCGAGCGCCTCAACGTGGCCGATACCGTGAAAGTGCAGTGGAACGCCTATCTCGGCGCCGGCAAGCTGCTGCTGTCCGACATGGGGCGGGTACTGTTCAGCATTCTGGAAGACGATGCGGGCACGCATGACACCTTCTGCGGCACCTCGAATGCGGCCACCAATGCCGCCAAGTACGGCGATGGCAGCAACAGCGGCCTCTATCCCAACGGCCGCGACCGCTTCCTGCTCGGCAGTGCCAAGCACGGCCTCGGCCGCCGCGACGTGCATCCTTGCGTGACGCTGTTTAAGGGCACGCGGATCGAGGCCGACGGCACCATCACCCCGCTCGTGGGGCCTTACGAGGCAGGCCGCAGCGTGATCCTGCGCGCCGAGATGGACGTGATCGTGGTCATCGCCAACGTGCCCCACGTGCTCGACCCGCGCGAGGACTATGCGGCGACGCCGCTGCGCGTCTCGGCCTGGCGCGGCGCGGTGACGGGCGAGGACGATCCCGTCCGCACCGCCACCCCCGAAGGCCTGCGCGCCTTCAAGAACGTCGAAGACTACTTCCGCCGCTGA
- a CDS encoding ABC transporter permease, giving the protein MRWVNRQVRRGDRMLLGSLPILLLVVVYLVLAANRHAVNPADKILPLPSSMAESMSALMFVPDQLSGQLVFWADTLASLQRLGIGLGISTLTALVVGLALGVLPPVRATFGPLVTGIAVIPPIALLPILFIALGLGETAKVALIVIGIAPVMIRDIAAHVGSLPREQIIKAQTLGASSWQVMIRVALPQAMPRLLHALRLALGPAWVFLISAEAIASDVGLGYRIFLVRRYLSMDVIIPYVAWIAVLAIVMDVTLTVLSKRLFPWAHGENH; this is encoded by the coding sequence ATGCGTTGGGTAAATCGTCAAGTCCGGCGAGGGGACCGTATGCTTCTGGGATCGCTGCCGATCCTGCTGCTGGTCGTGGTCTACCTTGTCCTCGCGGCGAACCGCCATGCGGTGAACCCGGCGGACAAGATCCTGCCTCTGCCATCCAGCATGGCCGAGAGCATGTCGGCGCTGATGTTCGTGCCGGACCAGCTTTCCGGGCAACTGGTGTTCTGGGCCGATACGCTCGCCAGCCTTCAGCGGCTTGGCATCGGGCTCGGCATCTCGACGCTGACGGCGCTGGTGGTCGGTCTTGCGCTGGGTGTGCTGCCGCCGGTCAGGGCCACGTTCGGGCCGCTGGTGACGGGCATCGCGGTGATCCCGCCGATCGCGCTCCTGCCGATCCTGTTCATCGCGCTGGGACTGGGTGAAACGGCAAAAGTGGCGCTGATCGTCATCGGCATCGCGCCGGTCATGATCCGCGACATCGCCGCCCATGTCGGTTCCCTGCCGCGAGAGCAGATCATCAAGGCGCAGACACTGGGAGCCAGCAGCTGGCAGGTGATGATCCGCGTGGCCTTGCCGCAGGCGATGCCCCGGCTGCTACATGCACTGCGACTGGCGCTGGGTCCGGCCTGGGTCTTCCTCATCTCGGCGGAGGCGATCGCGTCCGACGTGGGCCTTGGCTACCGCATCTTCCTGGTTCGCCGCTATCTCTCGATGGACGTGATCATCCCCTACGTCGCCTGGATCGCGGTGCTGGCCATCGTGATGGACGTGACGCTGACGGTCCTCAGCAAGCGGCTGTTCCCGTGGGCACACGGAGAAAACCATTGA
- a CDS encoding CopG family ribbon-helix-helix protein, which produces MSLPADLFRQLDAMVEERGLPSRSQLISELIRHALAEHEALTRPEEMLAGTITIVYRGDKGRVRQQLAQSQADYLKEVISSQHVFLEDDQSLEVLLVQGPATRLKELCDALRSIRGVHQLQLVTTTALLPPLHEQDAAHDGPVLAARRHTVKSEATA; this is translated from the coding sequence ATGAGCCTGCCTGCCGATCTTTTCCGCCAGCTTGATGCAATGGTGGAAGAGCGCGGCCTGCCCTCTCGCTCGCAATTGATTTCCGAGCTGATCCGCCATGCGCTTGCCGAGCACGAGGCTCTCACCCGGCCGGAAGAGATGCTCGCCGGTACGATCACGATCGTCTATCGCGGGGACAAAGGGCGGGTGCGCCAGCAACTGGCACAGAGCCAGGCCGATTACCTCAAGGAAGTGATTTCCTCGCAGCACGTCTTCCTCGAGGATGACCAGTCCCTCGAAGTGCTGCTGGTGCAGGGACCGGCGACCAGGCTCAAGGAACTGTGCGATGCGCTGCGCAGCATTCGCGGCGTTCACCAACTGCAACTGGTGACGACCACCGCGCTCCTGCCGCCTCTGCACGAGCAGGACGCGGCGCACGACGGGCCGGTCCTTGCCGCACGCAGGCACACGGTGAAAAGCGAAGCGACGGCCTGA
- a CDS encoding CopG family ribbon-helix-helix protein: MSSESASLARLSMSLPADLFRQLDTMVAERGLPSRSQLIAELIRHALAEHGSLVHPDETLAGTITLVYRSEKGRVRHLLSQTQASYLKEVISSQHVVLEDDQSLEVLLVQGPAVRLKELCDAIRRVRGVQQLELVTTTALLPPLHEQDGHPHSNGAH; the protein is encoded by the coding sequence ATGAGCTCCGAATCCGCAAGCCTGGCGCGGCTCAGCATGAGCCTACCGGCAGACCTCTTCAGACAGCTCGACACGATGGTTGCGGAACGGGGCCTGCCGTCCCGTTCGCAGCTGATCGCCGAACTGATCCGCCACGCGCTTGCCGAGCATGGCTCGCTGGTTCACCCGGACGAGACGCTCGCGGGCACCATCACCCTCGTTTACCGCAGCGAAAAGGGCCGCGTGCGCCATCTGCTGTCGCAGACCCAGGCCAGCTATCTGAAGGAAGTCATTTCCTCGCAGCATGTCGTGCTGGAAGATGACCAGTCGCTTGAAGTTCTTCTCGTGCAGGGGCCGGCCGTCCGGCTGAAGGAACTGTGCGATGCCATCCGGCGGGTCCGCGGCGTGCAGCAGCTGGAACTCGTCACCACCACCGCTCTTCTGCCGCCGCTCCATGAGCAGGACGGCCACCCCCATTCGAACGGAGCGCATTGA
- a CDS encoding ATP-binding cassette domain-containing protein — translation MNTLLSFKDVWVEYGDRIVIEKLTLDIEAGSFVSIVGPSGAGKSSFLRLILGQEAPTQGEILMDGTPLRAECGPDRGIVFQRYSVFPHLSALRNTMLGMECEKSPIATRLFGARRRAAREEAVEMLQAVGLGDSLDLYPAQMSGGMQQRLAIAQALVKRPRILLLDEPFGALDPGIRADMHTLIRRLWSDYGLTIVMVTHDIREAFSLGTRVLALDKRRHDPHAPHRFGATAVYDLPLKDRVVHIPDERVSITID, via the coding sequence TTGAACACGCTACTCAGTTTCAAGGACGTCTGGGTCGAATACGGCGACAGGATCGTTATCGAGAAACTCACGCTCGACATCGAGGCCGGCTCCTTCGTATCCATCGTCGGCCCCTCGGGTGCGGGCAAGAGCAGTTTCCTGCGCCTGATCCTCGGGCAGGAAGCACCGACCCAGGGCGAGATCCTGATGGACGGAACCCCGCTCCGTGCCGAGTGCGGGCCCGATCGCGGCATCGTCTTCCAGCGCTATTCGGTGTTTCCGCACCTTTCGGCGCTGCGCAACACGATGCTGGGCATGGAATGCGAGAAATCGCCCATCGCCACGCGGCTGTTCGGTGCCCGCCGCCGCGCTGCCCGCGAGGAAGCGGTGGAGATGCTGCAGGCGGTGGGCCTTGGCGACAGTCTCGATCTCTACCCCGCGCAGATGTCGGGCGGCATGCAGCAGCGACTGGCCATCGCGCAGGCCCTGGTGAAGCGGCCGCGCATCCTCCTGCTCGATGAGCCGTTCGGCGCGCTCGATCCCGGCATCCGGGCGGACATGCACACGCTGATCCGCCGTTTGTGGAGCGATTACGGGCTGACCATCGTCATGGTCACCCACGATATCCGCGAGGCATTCAGCCTCGGAACCCGCGTGCTGGCGCTCGACAAGCGTCGCCACGATCCGCACGCACCGCACCGTTTCGGCGCCACGGCGGTCTACGACCTGCCGCTGAAGGACCGCGTCGTGCATATTCCCGACGAGCGCGTCAGTATTACCATTGACTGA
- a CDS encoding putative urea ABC transporter substrate-binding protein, with the protein MIVSIRRISKAALLAGVLLTAACSQSGEAPKARTEFNIGWSIYAGWMPWPYAQQAGIVKKWADKYGLKINVVQVNDYVESVNQYTAGKLDGVTVANMDALTIPAAGGKDTSAIIVGDYSNGNDGIMLKGGGDLKSLKGKQINLVELSVSHYLLARGLASAGMSLSDVKTVNTADADIVGAFASPDVTAAVAWNPQLSVMKQQAGAKEVFSSANIPGEILDLLAVDTATLKANPKLGKALAGIWYETVALMKRQDAEGKAARAAMAKLAGSTPEAFDGQLATTYLYSDPKAAVAATESPALVTTMTRVRDFSFSKGLFKGAASADAVGMSFPGGKTLGDPQHVTLRFDDSFMKMAAEGKL; encoded by the coding sequence ATGATCGTATCGATCCGCAGAATATCCAAGGCCGCATTGCTGGCGGGCGTGCTTCTTACCGCAGCCTGCTCGCAATCCGGCGAAGCGCCCAAGGCGCGCACGGAGTTCAACATCGGATGGTCGATCTACGCCGGCTGGATGCCCTGGCCCTATGCCCAGCAGGCGGGCATCGTGAAGAAGTGGGCGGACAAGTACGGTCTCAAGATCAACGTGGTCCAGGTCAACGACTACGTCGAATCGGTCAATCAATACACCGCCGGCAAGCTCGACGGCGTCACCGTCGCCAACATGGACGCGCTGACCATTCCGGCGGCCGGCGGCAAGGACACCAGCGCGATCATCGTCGGCGACTATTCGAACGGCAATGACGGCATCATGCTCAAGGGCGGCGGCGACCTGAAGTCGCTGAAGGGCAAGCAGATCAATCTCGTCGAGCTTTCGGTGTCCCACTACCTGCTCGCTCGCGGCCTCGCTTCGGCCGGGATGTCGCTCAGCGACGTCAAGACCGTGAACACGGCCGATGCCGATATCGTCGGCGCCTTCGCCAGCCCCGACGTGACGGCTGCCGTCGCCTGGAACCCGCAGCTTTCGGTCATGAAGCAGCAGGCGGGCGCCAAGGAAGTCTTCAGTTCGGCCAATATTCCCGGCGAGATCCTCGATCTTCTGGCAGTCGATACCGCCACGCTGAAGGCCAACCCGAAGCTCGGCAAGGCGCTGGCGGGGATCTGGTACGAAACCGTGGCGCTGATGAAGCGCCAGGATGCCGAGGGCAAGGCCGCGCGCGCGGCCATGGCCAAGCTTGCCGGATCGACGCCCGAAGCCTTCGATGGCCAGCTTGCAACCACCTACCTCTACTCCGATCCGAAGGCGGCCGTTGCGGCCACGGAATCGCCTGCGCTCGTCACCACGATGACCCGCGTGCGCGATTTCAGCTTCTCGAAGGGGCTGTTCAAGGGCGCTGCGTCCGCCGATGCGGTCGGCATGTCCTTCCCCGGCGGCAAGACCCTCGGCGACCCGCAGCACGTGACGCTGCGCTTCGACGACAGCTTCATGAAGATGGCCGCCGAAGGCAAGCTCTGA